Genomic segment of Aliarcobacter trophiarum LMG 25534:
TTTATTTTTTAGAGGTGTTTTATGATAAATAGTAGTTATGAAGAGATTATAGAAGAGTTAAAGAAAATTGTTAAGCAAAAAGGTCTTAAATATACAGAGCAAAGAGAGATTGTTTTAAGTATATTACTTCATGCAAATGGTCACTTAACAGCAGAAGAGGTTTATAATCAAATAAAAAAAGATTACCCTAGCTCAAACGTTGGAATTGCAACAGTATATAGAGCTTTGAGCTTTTTAGAAGAGGTTGAACTTATAGCATCACTTAATTTTGGTGTAGATGGGAAAAAGTATGAGAGCAATATAAAATCACATCATGATCACTTAATCTGTACCTCATGTGCAAAAATAGTTGAATTTGTTGACGAAGAGATAGAAAAAAGACAAGAGAAAATAGGAAAAGCTAATAAGTTTAAAATTACAGACCATTCAATGCAATTATACGGTCTTTGTGAAAGTTGCCAATAAGTTTTAAAGTATAATAGCTCATAAAATAATTTATGAGCTATTATTTATAATCTTACGATTATCTTTGTTTTTTTCCTGCAATTACAAGTCTTAAAGCATTTAATCTAATAAACCCTTCTGCATCTTTTTGATTATAAACTTCATCTTTTTCAAATGTAGAGTATGCATCATCATATAAAGATTTAATTGACTCTCTTCCTACAACCATTACA
This window contains:
- a CDS encoding Fur family transcriptional regulator produces the protein MINSSYEEIIEELKKIVKQKGLKYTEQREIVLSILLHANGHLTAEEVYNQIKKDYPSSNVGIATVYRALSFLEEVELIASLNFGVDGKKYESNIKSHHDHLICTSCAKIVEFVDEEIEKRQEKIGKANKFKITDHSMQLYGLCESCQ